A stretch of the Nitratireductor thuwali genome encodes the following:
- the hisG gene encoding ATP phosphoribosyltransferase, which produces MSITLALPSKGRLKEQAVETLQAAGFTIAMPENDRRYRATMKGYPGIEVAFLSASEIARELDRGAIDMGVTGEDLVRETIADWEGKVDIAARLGFGRADVVVAVPEVWFDVATMADLDDVAADFRQRHGRRLRIATKYWRLTQQFFSQKHGIQVYRIVESLGATEGAPAAGSADIIVDITTTGSTLAANHLKVLDDGVILRSQACLVEAVKERGAEDAALAQELARRLGASSVHSDAQRTL; this is translated from the coding sequence ATGAGCATCACCCTTGCCCTGCCCTCGAAAGGCCGGCTGAAGGAGCAGGCGGTGGAAACGCTGCAGGCGGCCGGCTTCACCATTGCCATGCCCGAGAACGACCGGCGCTACCGCGCGACGATGAAGGGCTATCCCGGCATCGAGGTCGCGTTCCTTTCGGCCTCCGAGATCGCGCGCGAGCTCGACCGCGGCGCCATCGACATGGGCGTGACGGGTGAGGACCTGGTGCGCGAGACGATTGCCGACTGGGAAGGCAAGGTCGATATCGCGGCGCGGCTCGGCTTCGGGCGGGCCGATGTGGTGGTGGCGGTGCCCGAGGTTTGGTTCGACGTCGCCACCATGGCCGATCTCGACGACGTGGCCGCCGATTTCCGCCAGCGCCACGGGCGGCGGCTGCGCATCGCCACGAAATACTGGCGGCTGACGCAGCAGTTCTTCTCGCAGAAGCACGGCATCCAGGTCTACCGCATCGTGGAGAGCCTGGGCGCCACCGAAGGCGCGCCGGCGGCGGGCTCGGCCGACATCATCGTCGACATCACCACGACCGGCTCGACGCTTGCGGCAAACCATCTGAAGGTGCTGGACGACGGGGTGATCCTGCGGTCGCAGGCCTGCCTGGTGGAGGCGGTGAAAGAGCGCGGGGCGGAAGACGCGGCTTTGGCGCAGGAACTCGCGCGGCGGCTTGGAGCCTCGAGCGTCCACTCGGACGCACAAAGGACGCTCTAA
- a CDS encoding ATP phosphoribosyltransferase regulatory subunit, with product MSIRYPSFAPDILSLFTEREAAMTDIDIIQPADPFLDMAGEDLRRRIFLTESETGQSLCLRPEFTIPVCREHIAKRAATPRRYAYLGEVFRQRREGGAEFFQAGIEDLGAPDHASADARSLADAHALLSRVLPGAALSITIGDQAVFEAVLSALGLPRGWQKRLVRAFGSPAMLDAVMSELANPQNAASMPREVAGLVARGDESALEAHIEQAMEAAGLSPSAGRTPADIARRLAEKAELRSVRLNDDALAALKSFLAIRAPASEAAERLAAFAGGHGLIIDHALEDFSGRAGRISDEGLALADIEYRAGFGRPLDYYTGFIFEIGAGDGGQPLAGGGRYDRLLTLLGASDPIPGVGFSIWLDRVAALREGTR from the coding sequence ATGAGCATCCGCTACCCCTCCTTCGCGCCCGATATCCTCTCGCTGTTTACCGAGCGCGAGGCGGCGATGACGGATATCGACATCATCCAGCCGGCCGACCCTTTTCTCGACATGGCGGGCGAGGATCTGCGGCGGCGCATCTTCCTGACGGAGAGCGAGACGGGGCAAAGCCTTTGCCTCAGGCCGGAATTCACCATTCCCGTCTGCCGCGAGCATATCGCCAAGCGGGCCGCCACGCCGCGCCGCTATGCCTATCTGGGCGAGGTTTTCCGCCAGCGGCGCGAGGGCGGGGCGGAGTTCTTCCAGGCGGGCATCGAGGACCTGGGCGCGCCCGACCACGCATCGGCCGATGCGCGCTCGCTGGCCGATGCGCATGCGCTTTTATCGCGCGTCCTGCCGGGGGCGGCGCTTTCGATCACCATCGGCGACCAGGCGGTTTTCGAGGCGGTGCTTTCCGCGCTCGGCCTGCCGAGGGGCTGGCAGAAGCGGCTGGTGCGCGCCTTCGGCTCTCCTGCCATGCTGGACGCCGTGATGTCGGAACTGGCCAACCCGCAGAACGCGGCGTCGATGCCGCGCGAAGTGGCCGGGCTGGTCGCGCGGGGCGATGAAAGCGCGCTGGAAGCCCATATCGAACAGGCGATGGAGGCCGCCGGGCTTTCGCCCTCGGCGGGCCGCACGCCCGCCGACATCGCGCGCCGGCTCGCCGAAAAGGCGGAGCTGCGCAGCGTGCGGCTGAACGACGATGCGCTGGCCGCGCTCAAGAGCTTTCTGGCGATCCGCGCGCCGGCCTCCGAGGCGGCGGAGCGGCTTGCCGCCTTTGCCGGCGGGCACGGCCTGATCATCGATCACGCGCTGGAGGATTTTTCCGGGCGCGCCGGGCGCATAAGCGATGAGGGGCTGGCGCTGGCGGATATCGAGTATCGCGCCGGGTTCGGCCGTCCGCTCGACTATTATACGGGCTTCATCTTCGAGATCGGGGCCGGCGACGGCGGCCAGCCGCTGGCCGGCGGCGGGCGGTACGACCGCCTTTTGACGCTGCTCGGCGCTTCCGACCCGATACCCGGCGTCGGCTTTTCGATCTGGCTCGACCGGGTCGCGGCGCTGCGGGAGGGCACGCGATGA
- the hisS gene encoding histidine--tRNA ligase: MANKADRVKARLPRGFADRHPHDIRATGEMMEKIRAVYERYGFDPLETPLMEYTDTLGKFLPDQDRPNEGVFSLKDDDEQWLSLRYDLTAPLARHVAENFNEIQLPYRTYRAGWVFRNEKPGPGRFRQFMQFDADTVGAPSVAADAEMCMMMADVMEALGIARGDYVIRVNNRKVLDGVMEAVGLGGEEKAGRRLTVLRAIDKLDKFSVDDVMLLLGPGRWDGGREGEGDFTKGAGLDDAQITRLLNITGWNEQGSGATGVANGLTVDNLSRGFEDSPLVVQGCAELDEIQLLCAAAGYDIDRIRIDPSVVRGLEYYTGPVYEAELTAKIPNEKGEIVRFGSVGGGGRYDGLVSRFRGQPVPATGFSIGVSRLMTALKNLGKLGQDPVLAPVLVTVMDGDMEAMAKYQSFTQRLRDAGIRAEMYQGNWKKFGNQLKYADRRGCPLAIIQGADERANGEVQIKDLIEGKQLSAEIESNEEWREARVAQFSVKEDELVEAVQRVLDAQKRERDGAAG; encoded by the coding sequence ATGGCGAACAAGGCTGACAGGGTGAAGGCGCGGCTGCCGCGGGGCTTTGCCGACCGTCATCCGCACGACATCCGCGCCACGGGCGAGATGATGGAAAAGATACGCGCCGTCTATGAGCGCTACGGCTTCGATCCGCTCGAGACGCCGCTGATGGAATATACGGACACGCTGGGCAAGTTCCTGCCCGACCAGGACCGGCCGAACGAGGGCGTGTTCTCGCTCAAGGACGACGACGAGCAGTGGCTTTCGCTGCGCTACGACCTGACGGCGCCGCTGGCCCGGCATGTGGCCGAGAATTTCAACGAGATCCAGCTTCCCTACCGCACATACCGCGCCGGCTGGGTGTTCCGCAACGAGAAGCCCGGGCCCGGCCGCTTCCGCCAGTTCATGCAGTTCGACGCCGACACGGTGGGCGCGCCCTCCGTCGCGGCGGATGCCGAGATGTGCATGATGATGGCGGATGTGATGGAGGCGCTGGGGATCGCGCGGGGCGACTATGTGATCCGGGTGAACAACCGGAAGGTGCTCGACGGGGTGATGGAGGCGGTTGGCCTCGGCGGCGAGGAGAAGGCTGGGCGGCGGCTGACGGTGCTGCGGGCGATTGATAAGCTGGATAAGTTTTCGGTCGACGATGTGATGCTTCTTCTTGGACCTGGCCGTTGGGACGGCGGACGAGAAGGTGAAGGTGACTTCACGAAGGGTGCCGGTCTCGACGACGCCCAGATTACGAGACTCCTGAACATCACCGGCTGGAACGAGCAGGGATCAGGCGCAACCGGTGTGGCCAACGGGCTTACGGTGGACAATCTAAGTCGTGGTTTCGAGGATTCCCCGCTTGTTGTGCAGGGGTGTGCCGAGCTCGATGAGATTCAGTTGCTTTGCGCGGCGGCGGGCTATGACATTGATCGCATCCGCATCGACCCCTCCGTCGTGCGCGGTCTCGAATACTACACCGGTCCCGTCTACGAGGCCGAACTGACCGCCAAGATCCCCAATGAAAAAGGCGAGATCGTGCGTTTCGGCTCGGTCGGCGGCGGGGGGCGGTATGATGGGCTGGTTTCGCGGTTTCGCGGGCAGCCGGTGCCGGCGACGGGGTTTTCCATCGGCGTTTCGCGGCTGATGACGGCGCTGAAGAACCTCGGCAAGCTGGGGCAGGACCCGGTGCTGGCGCCGGTGCTCGTCACCGTGATGGACGGCGACATGGAGGCGATGGCGAAGTACCAGTCGTTCACGCAGCGGCTGCGCGATGCCGGCATCCGCGCCGAGATGTATCAGGGCAACTGGAAGAAATTCGGCAACCAGCTCAAATATGCCGACCGGCGGGGCTGCCCGCTCGCCATCATTCAAGGGGCGGACGAGCGGGCCAACGGCGAGGTGCAGATCAAGGACCTGATCGAGGGCAAGCAGCTTTCCGCCGAGATCGAAAGCAACGAGGAATGGCGCGAGGCGCGCGTGGCGCAGTTTTCCGTGAAGGAGGACGAGCTGGTGGAGGCGGTGCAGCGTGTGCTGGACGCGCAGAAGCGTGAGCGGGACGGCGCGGCTGGATGA